CAAACTGAGTCTTAACATAAGTCAAAAACTATTGAATAATAACACATGTATCAGACTTCAATCTAAGTAAAAATATACAGGTCATTCCAAAAAAATCATCAACTACAGTTAAAAAATACTTATAACCACCATATGTAGGAACTTTGTAAGGCCCCCATATATCCATGTGAACTAATTCAAAAGCAGTAGAACTCTTTATGCTACTAATAGGAAAATTCAATCTTATTTGCTTGCATAAGGACAGATACTACATTTTCTTAGACTTTCATGTATAGTATCAGTATTAACTTGCAGAATTTTCTTAAGAACAGTAaaggacacatgtccaaatctttTATGCCACAAACTTATATCAGCTTGTGAAATGGAAACAAATGCAGAATTTAAATTGTTTGTTACTAGAGAACAGATATGAGCTTGATGACTTGGCAATATGTATAAACCTCCTTCTTGTCTACCAATCCCCTTCACAAGTGTAGAGATCCTGAAAAACAAAGAAGTCAGGAAAGAAGGAAGCTAAGCAATTCAACTCCGTAGTTAGTTTTTCTATAGACAGCAAATTGAATTTGAATTGTGGCAAATAAAACACATTTGTGATGGTGCTAGATTCTGTTAGTTTACTAGCTCCTATGTGAGTAACTAGTGATATGTCACCATTTGGCAAGAAACCCTTTTTTGAAATCTCAGGTTTGTTTATAGAACTCTTATCCAACAAGTTTATATCAGATAACATGTGGTTAGTGTCACCAGTGTCCACTATCCACTCCTTGTTGGATTCAGTAGCTGCTAAAGCAGTAGTGATTGTCAATTCATTGTTATTCTCAGTAGTTAATGAACTACTAATGATACCTGATGTATATTAGCAAACTGAGTAGATTCTGATGACTTATTTAGCAGCTGGAGCACATGTTGATATTGATCCTTCGTGAGAGTGCAGGCCTCCAGTTGACTCTTTTGAATGTGACTTAGTTGATTCATGCTTGAACCTATTCCTTGTCCTGAGCCTTGAGATCCTTGAGTATATACTACCTGGTTCTCAACCCCTTGCATTTGACCATGCATCATGTGACTTCCATAAGTGGAACTCTCATAACAAACATTATGTGCAGTACTACTGTTATTTCCATTATATCCAGTATTATTGCCACCATTATATCCAGTGTTTGCTCTTATCCTTTTCTTAAATTTGAAATATGCAGGATACCCTACAAGTTTGTAACAAGTCTCTCTGGTATAGCCTTTCAACTTGCAGAATTCACATTGTAAGTTGTAGTTCTTCTTGAACTTTGGATTGCCTCCATTTCTTGAGTACAAAGCTATGTATCCTGACCCTTGTACCCCACTCCTTGTGTGCATAACATTATCATAGAGATTTTGTCCAATAGCAGGATTTGCACCCAAGATGCTAGAGTTAGAAGTCACTGATTTTTGACTTTCATCACTTATAACCATAGAGTAGGCTTGACTAACCGATGGTAAGGGGTTTATTAACAAGATTTGGCTCCTAGTTGGCATGTAGGACTCATTTAACCCCATTAGGAACTGGAAAACTTCAACTTCTGTAGGTGTAACACATACTCCTTGGACTTGGGGCAATCACAAATAGGGGCAGGATGATTGCTTCAAACTCTTCCTGTAGAGTTTTCAACTTAGTAAAATATGCAGAAACAGATGCAGTCCCCTGACTAAATGTGGCAATTTCTATTTGCAAATTGTATGATCTTGAACCATCTACTTTAAACCTCTCATGAAGTTCATCCCACACAGTTTGTGCACATGTTGCATTCATAATTCCACCAAGAATTCTACTAGAAACATAATTCATTACCCAAGAAAGTACAATGGCATTTACCCTCTCCCATCTATCCCTTAAAGATACTGGAAATTTGTCTTATCACCAGATCCATCTACAATTCCGACCTAACAAAGCTATTTTCATGGAATTGTACCAGATACCATAATTTTCAATACCTGTTAACTGGAAGGAAATGATCTGTATGCCACTAACATCAGCTGGGGAGAGGAACAACGTGTGGTTGTAGTCAATTTTTGCAGCACCACCGGCAATTGTTGCATTTCCATTCCCTTGATTCTCGGTCACACTACCATTCATGTTTCCAGTCATTGTTTATCAAGATTGAATGATTTCCACAAGAGACGAACAAGAATTTCAAGAATTGAATTAACAATGAGTAAACTTTCAATTAACAATGAGTAAACTTTCAATTAACAGTGCAAAATACAATTGAACCGTGATTAGCTAAGACTGCCAGCTCTAcgactctgataccatgaaatAATATGGATTAGAAGAACCCTAATATAGGGTGAAAGAGAAGAAGAGAtattgaagaagaaagaagaagtagAGTAAATATTATTCAGATTAAGTGTAAAGTATAGATATGTGATCCTTATATACACTGTATACACTGAGTAGAAACTAATTAACTAACTATGGGACTTTAACTAACTAATTACACAATTAACTAACTCACAGTGAAATGACTAAACTACTCTTGTTACTTAATAACTTCACTGCTATATTTCTCAACACAGGAGTCATGGATGTGGGGAATCGATTTTTCTTGACACTTTTATTACACTAACTATTTCGTAGTTGTATCAGTTTTAAATGCAGAACAGAAATTATCTAGAGTGTTTTTTAGTTCAATATTTGATAAATATTGGGTGTAGATCCAAATTCTAGTTAGTTGGAAATGCTAtctcggatatatatatatatatatatatatatatatatatatatatatatatatatatatgtgacgtTTTCTAAGTTCCTCATGTTTAGTTGGTCAAAATATTTTCTCAAGGAAATAAGTTCCTTTAAAATTctaggaaaatagtttttcttAGTGGACGTTGAAAAACAAGTTGTATAAGTGGCATTCTAAGCTCCTATTCTCCTAGCCATTTCCCAAAGCCCCCCAACCTGCACCTtgactaggggtgttcatggtagGGCTAAAAACCGATCCAAACCGCAAACTGAACCAAATTGATTAAATAAAATTGGTAGTTGTTTGAGTTGgctttggtttgattttaaattttaaaaaatcaataatatttggtttggtttggttttattaaaaacaaagaaaaaccgaaccaaatcgACAAAATAATGTACACAATTTTATGATTATATAATACAATATATTAATTTCAATGAATAATTTTAAATACTTTGTTTACTTTTCATAAAAAATGTCTTTATCTTTATTAGGCTAATGAACCTTACACCTTAAGCCTATTTCTTAAAAGCAATCCATGAAtccaaactcatttattcaaagaaaaaACTATGAGATTTACCAAAAAATTGTAGTATTTTATATGAACTTTATTCACTTGACTAAAGCTATAGATCTTAAGACATTTTCTCCATGATTCTAGAAAATTAAAGCTCCCACAATAAAAAGGTAATAATGGATTATAAGTTAGAAAAGAATGGAAAAGTATTTCATAATCGTAGgaaaaataaatgaaagaaagAAATATCATTAAGTTTCTTAAAAACGAAAAACCGAATCAAATCGACAACAACCAAACCAATGAATGTGTGTTATATTTGATTTGTTTTGGTTTTAGTAATTAAAAAACTTTCTAACCTGATTTGATTCTTTTTTAATTGAAAACCTACCCATAACCTTGACCATTCTAAACACTTGTAGAAGTGATAGAAAACTGTATATATTACTGAATGAGATTAAATACATGTTATTCCTAAGAAGTCTATCTTGACTGAAAGAGAACTCTTAATGTATATCTAGAGACTAATCTATACTACAAGATAAAACTAAGAGATAAGCATACACGATGACGACATAAGGATAAATATAAAAAACTCCTAACCTCGATAAACGACATATAGAGATAATGCTCCAATGCATTCCACCACCTACAACCCCCGAACCCCACTCCTCACCCTTCCCAACCCTATAATTAATTTTTCTCTAAATTACATATAAATGTTCTTGGAACAATATCTTTTTacttatttttcatgaaaaaacattttccttcatagcaAACAAAACCGTAAAGTACTAGATATTGAAAATGTGCTTTGAGAAACATCCCTTTTTTTAAGAATAACTTACAATTTAGAATTAAAATGATTCTAAACAAAAGTCGTGGAGgtttatttcctttgtttttttttttttcttattttctcgTTAAATAATTATAAACTGCTCAGAGCATCCAAGAGTCCAGTTTAGCAATTAATAAAGTGGACGAAATTATGGGAAATTAGAGTCCAAACT
The nucleotide sequence above comes from Lycium barbarum isolate Lr01 chromosome 3, ASM1917538v2, whole genome shotgun sequence. Encoded proteins:
- the LOC132630283 gene encoding uncharacterized protein LOC132630283 — protein: MGLNESYMPTRSQILLINPLPSVSQAYSMVISDESQKSVTSNSSILGANPAIGQNLYDNVMHTRSGVQGSGYIALYSRNGGNPKFKKNYNLQCEFCKLKGYTRETCYKLVGYPAYFKFKKRIRANTGYNGGNNTGYNGNNSSTAHNVCYESSTYGSHMMHGQMQGVENQVVYTQGSQGSGQGIGIISSSLTTENNNELTITTALAATESNKEWIVDTGDTNHMLSDINLLDKSSINKPEISKKGFLPNGDISLVTHIGASKLTESSTITNVFYLPQFKFNLLISTLVKGIGRQEGGLYILPSHQAHICSLVTNNLNSAFVSISQADISLWHKRFGHVSFTVLKKILQFLTYVKTQFDKVVKIVKTDNGTEFVNSVCSNLFKTLGLIHQRSCAYYPQQNGVAERKHRHILEVTRAIRF